The genomic window TTTAGGTTTCTATGTAGGAGGAGGAAAATGGGGTAGATAATTTTTTTCCAAAAAAAGGTAAACCACGCAATTTGCGTGGTTTTTTTATGCCTAAAAATACCGTTACTTTGCATTATGAATTGGAAATCGGATATTAAAAATTATCAATCGTATCTAAAAATAGAAAGAGGTTTGTCGAAAAATACTATTGACAATTATTCTTTTGATATCGAACGCTTATGTCTTTTCTTGGACGAAAATCAAATAGTGGTTTCACCAATAAAAATAGGCGAAGAAACCCTTCAACAATTCATTTACAGTGTTTCTAAAGAAGTAAATCCTCGTTCGCAAGCCAGAATTATTTCAGGACTAAAAAGTTTTTTTAGCTATTTAATTTTCGAAGATTATAGAGTTGACAATCCAATGGAATTGATAGAAACGCCCAAAACAGGCAGAAAACTTCCAGATACTTTATCTGTAAAAGAAATTGACGCTTTGATTGCTGCAATAGATTTGAGTTCTAATGAAGGCGAAAGAAACCGAGCGATGTTAGAAACACTTTATGGTTGCGGACTTCGGGTTTCAGAATTAGTTTCCTTGAAAATTTCTGATTTGTTTTTTGAAGAAGGCTTTATTAAAATTACTGGAAAAGGGAATAAACAACGCTTTGTTCCTGTTGGGGATTTGACCCAAAAATACATTCAAATTTACAAAGATACTGTTCGAACGCATCTGAATATAAAAAAAGGGCACGAAGATACTTTGTTTTTGAATAGGAGAGGAAGTCAGTTGACACGAGCAATGGTTTTTACTATAATCAAAAATTTAGCTACTGAAATTAATTTGAAGAAAAGTATTAGTCCACATACTTTGCGTCATTCTTTTGCAACGCATCTTCTCGAAAATGGTGCCGATTTACGTTCCATTCAATTAATGTTAGGACACGAATCCATAACTACTACAGAAATTTATGTGCATTTGGATAGAAGGTATTTAACCGAAGTAATTAATAATTTTCATCCGAGGAGATAGTAATCAGTGGTTAATCAAACTATTTTAATACCATCATAAATATCAATTAATTGCATTTCAATATCAACAGTTGCAATGCTAAAACTTTGTTCGATAGTTTTGTATTCTGTCAATTGCCAGCTGTTATCTGCATTCCGAATGAATTTTTCAACCATAATACGTTCCGAATCAATCAAGATGTATTCTTGCAAAGAATCTATTTCTCGGTACAAAGTAAATTTTTCTCCCTTATCATAATTTCTAGTCGATGGCGAAAGAATTTCGATAATTACTGATGGATTGGTTATGGTATCAAATTTGTCATCGGTAGTTTCTATTTCGCCACAAATAATGCTGATGTCGGGATAAGTAAATAAGGTATTTTTGGGAATATGAACTCTTAAATCACTCCCAAAAGGTTGGCATTTTTTACCTTTCAATTTGCTACCAATGTCTGAAAATGAATTAGAAAAAATCTTGTTATGTGTAATCGAAGCACCACTCATGGCAAAAATTTCTCCTTTGAAATATTCGTGTTTTTCTACAGCCAAGCGTTCGGCTTCTAAATAGTCTTTTTGGCTAATGTAAAGTATTTCAGGAAGTCCCATATTTAGATAGTTTAAAACAAAGTTAGTCTAAATTTATAAATTACAATAAAAAAATCCAACTGGCGAATGTTTAGAATTTTATATCTATCACAAAAAAAAGCATTTCAGAAAGATTCTGAAATGCTTTTGTATTTTGATTGATCTTCGAATAAACGAATAACCAAATAAACGATTAAACTTTACTTAGCAATATTCACCGCTCTAGTTTCTCTAATCACTGTTACTTTAACCTGACCTGGATAAGTCATTTCGGTTTGTATTTTTTGTGAAATTTCGAAAGATAAAGTAGCTGCATTATCATCAGAAACTTTTTCACTTTCCACAATTACACGAAGTTCTCTACCAGCTTGAATGGCGTAAGCATTTTTTACTCCGCTAAATCCGTAAGCTACTTCTTCAAGATCTTTCAAACGTTGGATGTAAGAATCTAAAACCTGTCTTCTTGCTCCTGGTCTTGCTCCTGAAATCGCATCACAAACTTGGATAATTGGCGATAATAACGATTTCATTTCGATTTCGTCGTGGTGTGCTCCAATGGCATTGCAAACTTCTTCTTTTTCGCCATATTTCTCCGCCCATTGCATTCCTAATAAAGCGTGAGGTAAATCACTTTCGGTATCTGGAACTTTACCAATATCGTGTAACAAACCAGCTCTTTTGGCTAGTTTTACATTCAATCCCAATTCAGCAGCCATGATTCCACAAAGTTTAGAAACTTCGCGAGAGTGCTGTAGTAAATTTTGTCCGTAAGATGAACGGTATTTCATTCTACCCACCACTTTTATTAATTCCGGATGTAAACCGTGAATTCCTAAATCGATTACGGTACGTTTACCCACTTCTATGATTTCATCGTCAATTTGTTTGGTAGTTTTAGCTACTACTTCTTCAATACGAGCTGGGTGAATTCTTCCGTCGGTTACTAATTTGTGCAAAGACAAACGAGCAATTTCTCTACGAACAGGGTCAAAACACGAAAGGATAATAGCCTCTGGAGTGTCGTCAACAATGATTTCAACTCCAGTTGCAGCTTCAATAGCTCTGATGTTTCTACCTTCACGACCAATGATTCTACCTTTTACATCATCGGATTCGATGTTGAAAACAGATACACAATTTTCTACAGCTTCTTCTGTTCCAACTCTTTGGATGGTGTTTATAATGATTTTCTTCGCTTCTTGTTGAGCGGTTAATTTTGCTTCTTCAATAGTATCTTGAATGTGCGACATGGCCTCGGTTTTGGCTTCTGCTTTCAAACCTTCAATCAATTGATTTTTGGCATCTTCAGTAGATAAACCAGCAATCACTTCTAGTTGTTGTAAGTGGCTTTTGTGTAATTTATCAACTTCTACTTGTTTCTTTTCTAATGATTCTATTTTTGAGTTGTATTCAATTGTCTTGTTTTCGAATTCGTCGTTTATTTTTTTAGCTTTGGATAGTTCGTTTGAAACTTGTGATTCTTTGTCACGAATTCTTTTTTCTACTTCAGCCATTTTTTGATCACGAGAAAGTATCACTTGTTCGTGTTCGGCTTTCAATTCGATAAATTTTTCTTTTGCTTGAAGAATTTTATCTTTTTTGATGTTTTCGGCTTCTTGATTGGCTTCTTTTAGTATGGAAGCAGCTTCTTTTTTTGCGCTCTTAATCAGATTAGAAATATTGCTTTTTTCTATTATTTTAGCGATACCAAAACCTGCTGCAATGCCTACGATTCCTGAAATAATTATTGTTAAAATGTCCATGGTTAATTAAAATTTATATATAAAAAAAGCCTACATTAGATTGCTTGTATAAACTCGGAAATACAAGTTTTGAGCTAACTCGCTGTTCAAGCTTCCAAACTGAATTGGCTTGCTATAGTAACGATGATTTGCTCATTCTAAATTGTTAGTGTTGAGTTTACCAAATATGAACTAATGTAGGCAGTATCCTAGTTATTGTAAAGAACGTATTTTATTTATCGAGATATTGATCTAAAACCGCATTGATTTTCTTGATTCTTTCAATGGTTTCGTCACCGTTTATGGTGTTATCAATTTGTTTTTGTTCTACTTGAGAGGCAAATTGTAAAGCACACATGGCTAACACATCTTGCTTGTCACGAACGGCATAATTTTCTTCAAATTGCTTAATCATGATATCAATTTTTTTCGAAGCACTTCGCAGTCCTTCTTCTTGAGACATGTCAACCGTCAAAGGGTAAACCCTGTCCGCAATCGATATTTTAATTTTAAGCTTTTCGTCCATATTTTTTACTAATCTGATAGCTGTGCTATGCAGTAATCAATTTCACGAATTAATGAATTTATTTTAAGCTTTGTATCTCTTTTATTATCGTCACTGCCTAATAATGCGTTGGCAATTTTAAGTGTTTCATACTTTGATTTCAATTCTTCGATTTCACGAGATTGATTTTGTATGATAGTTGCTGCTTTTGATAATTCTGTTTTTAAATCTTGATTGTTTTGCTCTAAACTATTTATTTTCGTAAAAAGTTTTCCAATCTTATTTTCAAGAGTATCAATTATTTCTGCAATTACACTCATAATATATCCTACGTATTACATAATCTTACAAAGTTAGTATTCCTTTTTAGTAATGCAATATTTTCTTCATTTTTTTGCATTAAATTATTTAATTAACTGAATATTAGTTGTTTGAAATTTAATGTTTTTTTTATTAATAGCTTTCTTTTATCTTAGCGAAAAACCTAATTCTATGAGATTTTATTTACTTACTTTATTGTTTTGCAGTGCTCTTTTTGCGCAAGTCGATTATCCAAAAGATTATTTTCGATCACCACTAGATATTCCAATGCAGTTGTCGGGCAATTTTGGCGAGTTACGTCCGAATCATTTTCATGCCGGATTTGATTTGAAAACCTTGCAAAGAGAAGGGTTAAATGTTTATGCCGTTGCAGACGGATATATTTCAAGAATCAAAATTTCGACTTTTGGAAACGGAAAAACATTGTATATCACTCATCCTAATGGCTATACTTCCGTGTATGGACATTTGCAAAGAGCAACAGATTCTATCGAAGATTTTATTAAAAAAACGCATTATAAAGAACAGTCTTTTGAAATAGAAGTTTTTTTAAAACCAGGTCAAATGATGGTAAAAAAAGGACAACGCATTGCGCTTTCTGGAAATTCTGGTGCTTCTGAAGGGCCACATTTGCATTTTGAATTCCGAGATAATGTCACCGAATTTATTATCAATCCTATGCTTTTTGGTTTTGATAAAAATTTGAAAGACAGCAAGAAACCTATTTTATCTAGTATTTATGTTTATCCGTTGGATGATGTAACGGTGGTCAATCAATCCAAACGACCTTTGATGCTGAATTTGAAATTGCAAAAAGACGGAACTTATCTAGCTGATCCTGTTTTGGCCAATGGAAAAATAGGTTTTGGAATTAACGCTTTCGATTATGATGATGTTTCGTTTAACAAAAATGGAGTCTATAAAGTGCAGTCTTTTTATAATGGAACGCCTAGTTTTGGTTACCAATTCGATACCTATTCTTTTGACGAAATGCGTTACATCAATGCGCTGATTGATTACCCAAGATACAAAACAACTCAACAAAGAGTGCAAAAACTGTTTATGAAAACGCCGTATTTGTTAAGCATCATTAAGTCTGATTTTAATTATGGAGTTCTAACAATGAGTCCTAATTTGACTTCAACTTATCGTATTGAAGTTTCTGATTTTTATGGAAATAAAACGCTGGTTTCTGTGCCAATTCAATATCAATTATCTTCAGCAATAGTTCCGCAAGAGCCAGTGGTTTCAAAATATTGGGTGAAGGCAAAAAAAGATTCTAATTTCGAGAAAGATAATATGTCGGTTTTTTTTCCAGCCGGAACTTTTTATAATGATTTCAATTTGAACTTCGATGTGCAAAATGATACTTTGTTTTTAGACAAAGACACCACTCCAGCACATTCTAATTTCACTATTACAATTGAAGACAAAAAATACACCGAAGTCCAAAGAGAAAAATTATACATCGCTACGATTAATGGTGCAAAAAGAGGGTACAATTATACTTCTAGAAAAGATAATGTTTTTACAACCAAAGTAAAAACATTAGGAAAATATGCTTTGGTTCTTGACGAAACTCCACCAAAAATCACAATAGCAAAACCAATTGAAGGAAAATGGTTGACGAATCAAAAATCGATTCAATTCAGTATAAGCGAT from Flavobacterium eburneipallidum includes these protein-coding regions:
- the xerD gene encoding site-specific tyrosine recombinase XerD, producing the protein MNWKSDIKNYQSYLKIERGLSKNTIDNYSFDIERLCLFLDENQIVVSPIKIGEETLQQFIYSVSKEVNPRSQARIISGLKSFFSYLIFEDYRVDNPMELIETPKTGRKLPDTLSVKEIDALIAAIDLSSNEGERNRAMLETLYGCGLRVSELVSLKISDLFFEEGFIKITGKGNKQRFVPVGDLTQKYIQIYKDTVRTHLNIKKGHEDTLFLNRRGSQLTRAMVFTIIKNLATEINLKKSISPHTLRHSFATHLLENGADLRSIQLMLGHESITTTEIYVHLDRRYLTEVINNFHPRR
- a CDS encoding Uma2 family endonuclease, with amino-acid sequence MGLPEILYISQKDYLEAERLAVEKHEYFKGEIFAMSGASITHNKIFSNSFSDIGSKLKGKKCQPFGSDLRVHIPKNTLFTYPDISIICGEIETTDDKFDTITNPSVIIEILSPSTRNYDKGEKFTLYREIDSLQEYILIDSERIMVEKFIRNADNSWQLTEYKTIEQSFSIATVDIEMQLIDIYDGIKIV
- the rny gene encoding ribonuclease Y translates to MDILTIIISGIVGIAAGFGIAKIIEKSNISNLIKSAKKEAASILKEANQEAENIKKDKILQAKEKFIELKAEHEQVILSRDQKMAEVEKRIRDKESQVSNELSKAKKINDEFENKTIEYNSKIESLEKKQVEVDKLHKSHLQQLEVIAGLSTEDAKNQLIEGLKAEAKTEAMSHIQDTIEEAKLTAQQEAKKIIINTIQRVGTEEAVENCVSVFNIESDDVKGRIIGREGRNIRAIEAATGVEIIVDDTPEAIILSCFDPVRREIARLSLHKLVTDGRIHPARIEEVVAKTTKQIDDEIIEVGKRTVIDLGIHGLHPELIKVVGRMKYRSSYGQNLLQHSREVSKLCGIMAAELGLNVKLAKRAGLLHDIGKVPDTESDLPHALLGMQWAEKYGEKEEVCNAIGAHHDEIEMKSLLSPIIQVCDAISGARPGARRQVLDSYIQRLKDLEEVAYGFSGVKNAYAIQAGRELRVIVESEKVSDDNAATLSFEISQKIQTEMTYPGQVKVTVIRETRAVNIAK
- a CDS encoding cell division protein ZapA → MDEKLKIKISIADRVYPLTVDMSQEEGLRSASKKIDIMIKQFEENYAVRDKQDVLAMCALQFASQVEQKQIDNTINGDETIERIKKINAVLDQYLDK
- a CDS encoding M23 family metallopeptidase, with protein sequence MRFYLLTLLFCSALFAQVDYPKDYFRSPLDIPMQLSGNFGELRPNHFHAGFDLKTLQREGLNVYAVADGYISRIKISTFGNGKTLYITHPNGYTSVYGHLQRATDSIEDFIKKTHYKEQSFEIEVFLKPGQMMVKKGQRIALSGNSGASEGPHLHFEFRDNVTEFIINPMLFGFDKNLKDSKKPILSSIYVYPLDDVTVVNQSKRPLMLNLKLQKDGTYLADPVLANGKIGFGINAFDYDDVSFNKNGVYKVQSFYNGTPSFGYQFDTYSFDEMRYINALIDYPRYKTTQQRVQKLFMKTPYLLSIIKSDFNYGVLTMSPNLTSTYRIEVSDFYGNKTLVSVPIQYQLSSAIVPQEPVVSKYWVKAKKDSNFEKDNMSVFFPAGTFYNDFNLNFDVQNDTLFLDKDTTPAHSNFTITIEDKKYTEVQREKLYIATINGAKRGYNYTSRKDNVFTTKVKTLGKYALVLDETPPKITIAKPIEGKWLTNQKSIQFSISDDLSGIKSYNGYLNGKWALFEYDNKTRKITHNFSDGIVAEGSNDLKIIVLDNLGNSTIFETRFFRSQKP